From the Terriglobales bacterium genome, the window ACACCATCGAGCTATCTCACCCGGACGAGGAGCAGTAGCCTCGGCCCTTCCCTGCGCGGGCTTCGGCTACCTCGGCGGGCGATCTCCTGGCGTAAACCAGCGCTGCGTGAAGGGCGGGGCCGGCGCCGGCGAGCCCGGCTGCGGGCGGTCCTTTCCCCAGGTGTAGTAGAGGCCCAGATACCCCACCGTGTGCCGATCGCCCGCCACGCTGTGTCCGCCCATGAACAGCAGGCTCAGGTTGCCGTGCAGCGTGAGGTAGCCGCCGCCGTCGAGGAAAGTGGATTGCCGCGCGCCCACCTGCTGCGCGCCCTGATAATAGATCTCGCCTCCCAGGATGAGTCGCTTGCCCAACTGGCGCTGTGCCAGCCATCCCGCGAAGCCCGAGTCCTGCATCCCGGCCGCGCGATTGATGGTGTATCCCGCGCCGCCGTAGGTGGTCCATGGCCCCCAGCTCTTCTGGATCCACAGCGGCAGGCGCGCCCACACCCCGCCGTTGCCCA encodes:
- a CDS encoding transporter gives rise to the protein MCALALLLACGRAFAGPPFQTDDPEPVDLHHYEFYTFSTFDRGGGATTGQGPAFEFNVGAAPNLQLHVVVPVAWSRPDAGPTELGAGDIELGVKYRFVEEKGGRPQVGMFPMLEVPSGDAGRGLGNGGVWARLPLWIQKSWGPWTTYGGAGYTINRAAGMQDSGFAGWLAQRQLGKRLILGGEIYYQGAQQVGARQSTFLDGGGYLTLHGNLSLLFMGGHSVAGDRHTVGYLGLYYTWGKDRPQPGSPAPAPPFTQRWFTPGDRPPR